ACGACGATCGACTTGCACCGAAGCCGGCAGCACGGCGGTGTAAATTCCGTCACCGGCCGTGGCATCGCCGTTGGTGCCGTCGTCGAACATGGTGACGGTCGTCCAATTCACCGGATTACTGTATGCGGAGTCTTGCAGAGAAATATAATTTCCAGCATCGACCGTTTGATACGACAGCGTGACTGCGGCCACGCCCGCTGGATCGGTCACTTTCACAGTAATGGTTTGCGTAGTGCCAGGCGTCGGCATTTGCTGGCTTTGCGTCACCTGCCGCATGTCCGGCGCGGCGGCGGCCGCATAGTCGGAGTTTTGCCGTCCTGGCGTTGGTCCTCCCGTGCCTGTGGTTTCGATCAGTGCGGCATCGAAGTAAGCATCACTGTCGGTTTTGGCGGCGTTAAAAAATTGAATGGCAATTTCATTGTCGCCGGCTTGCAGGAACGTGGGGTTGATCGTGAAGCTGTAATACGTGGCATCAGAACCGGCCCGCGCACTGCTGGCTAGCCCGTTGAAAGCGGTGTTCTCGCCCGGTGTGTTTACGGTTTGCGCCAAGTGGCCGTTGATCCAGACGTTGAAACCGTCGTCGTACATGGCCTGCAGCGTTAACCCGAGTGCCTCGGCAGGGTCGGGAATGTAAAACGTCTTCCGCATGAACACCGAGGTATAGCTGCCGTTCATGTCAGACAACGTGGTGCCCATCGTCGGTCCGCCGGCTTGGTCGTAGCCGATGGGGCCTGTGCCCGTTTTCCAATTGCTGTCTTCCACATAGTCGAGTCCACGCCATGCACTGATGGCATAAGGCGATGGAGTTGCTTCCGCCGTGCCTTTGCGATAATCCCAGGTAGAATCTTTGCTGATCAGCGTTACCTGCGTCGTCACGGCCGGATTATACGATCGCCAATTGCCGCCCAAGTTGTTATCCAAATTAGGATTGATCAGTTCGATGCTGTATCCAGGTCCGGGTGAATCGCCGACGATGGGCCACGGAAAGCCCACGCCGTAATTCACATCGTCCAGTGTATTGCCGGCGGCGTCTTGAATTGTGACATCTTCACCGCTATTGCTGAGGCTTCCGGTCCAAGGTCCAAACGAACTAACGCCATACATTTGCTGCAGGGCCGTCGGGCTTTCCGACACGACGATGAAGCCGCCGGCGGCCAGCGTGGTGCCCGAGGGAAACGTATAATGCACGCCGTTAACGAACGAAGCCCCGCTCAAATCGACGGCCGTGGTTCCGGGATTGGTCAGTTCGATGAATTCCGTCGGCTTGGTTTTGTCCGGCGGATTGTAGTTGATTTCGTTGATGACCACGCTGCCGGCGGCCAGCTGCAGCCGGACTTCCAACCGCTCGAAACGGGAGAGCCGCTTAGAATTCTGTCGAGCTCGCCAGGCCTTGCATGGGGATGGAAACCGGCTGGCATAAGAACGGCTCACAATCACACCCTCCCAATCTATCTATCCCCGGAACTACGGATGTCTGGATAATATAGTCAGGATTCCGGCCTAGAACAACAAAAATCTAGGTAAAAGATGCCGACATAAAGCGATGCTGACTTTGACGAGGTTGCTAGCGAAGATTTGGTGCCGTTGCCATCAGCTTCGTATGAGATGAGCCATTTCTAGCGAAGACTGGACTCGGCCGAATTCGAGAGTCATGGAATCCCCACTGATTAATCGTGTCGACATCGAAGGTATCCCCAGGCTTTGCGCGCCCAGGACGAACCGACCTGGGGCCGAATTCGGAAGCTGATCGGACGTCCAAATGAGTCTCAATCGACTAGTTTTGGCAGGCGGCAATATGTGTGTTTCGCTCGCCCACTCCGCAGCGCGCAACACGGATCGACGGGCGCAGTGCCGTAATCGTTGATTTTATCGCTCAACGTTTGGGCTCGGTTAAGAGGGGCACGTCAATTAATGACCTGCTCCCCGATTCTTGGTCCAGACGGAATGCGAGGTTTTTTGTAACTTTGCATTTTGGAAAGGAGAACCTGGACCATGAAGGGAAAGCGATTTACGGAAGAGCAAATTGCATTAGCGATGCGGCAATCAGAATCGGGTACGGCGGTAGCGGAGATCGTGCGGAAGATGGGCGTCTCGGAGCAAACGTTCTACCGCTGGAAGAAGAAGTTTGCCGGCCTGGGCATCGCTGAATTGCGGCGACTCAAGCAATTGGAGGAAGAGAACCGCAAGCTTAAACAGCTCGTGGCCGACCTGAGCCTGGACAAGACGATGCTGCAGGATGTGCTGTCAAAAAAGCTCTGAAGCCCGCTCGTCGCAGAATTCTGGTCGAACGGCTGCAGGTGACCTATGAAGTCAGCGAGCGTCGTGCTTGCCGAACCTTGAGTTATCCCCGAGCCAGCCACCGGTATCAGAGTGTTCGCGACGATCGGGCAGAGCTAAGAATTCAACTGCGAGACCTGGCCAGCGGCCGGCCACGATACGGCTATCGGCGGCTGCATGTACTTTTACGACGAAAGGGTTATCGGGTGAACGCCAAATTGGTCTATCGGCTGTACTGCGAAGAAGGGCTGGGAATTCGCGGCAAAAGACCCAGGCGTCGCAAGAGCTGCCAGGTGCGGCAAACGCGGCCGGCAGTCCAGCGATCGAACGAGAGTTGGAGCATGGATTTCATGGCGGACCAGTTATTCAATGGCCAGCGCTTCCGTCTGTTGACGTTAGTGGATAACTTTAGTCGTGAGAGTTTGGCAATTCGTGTGGGACAACGATTGACTGGAGACGATGTGGTGCGAACCTTGG
The window above is part of the Pirellulales bacterium genome. Proteins encoded here:
- a CDS encoding IS3 family transposase (programmed frameshift), with amino-acid sequence MKGKRFTEEQIALAMRQSESGTAVAEIVRKMGVSEQTFYRWKKKFAGLGIAELRRLKQLEEENRKLKQLVADLSLDKTMLQDVLFKKALKPARRRILVERLQVTYEVSERRACRTLSYPRASHRYQSVRDDRAELRIQLRDLASGRPRYGYRRLHVLLRRKGYRVNAKLVYRLYCEEGLGIRGKRPRRRKSCQVRQTRPAVQRSNESWSMDFMADQLFNGQRFRLLTLVDNFSRESLAIRVGQRLTGDDVVRTLEDVARRRSRPQTIRVDNGPEFVSKSLDLWAYWNGVQLDFSRPGKPTDNAFIESFNGKFREECLNQHWFLSLDDAQEVINTWRDDYNHHRPHSALGQRTPEEFAIFSAGASPR